The Thermosynechococcus sp. genome has a segment encoding these proteins:
- the coaBC gene encoding bifunctional phosphopantothenoylcysteine decarboxylase/phosphopantothenate--cysteine ligase CoaBC has product MTSPRTVPHLLVGVGGGIAAYKICDVISTQVKAGWQVSAILSETASQFITPLTLSTLCRRSVLTDADFWHPQAPRPLHIELAERATLMLIAPLTANTLAKLVLGLADNLLTSTVLASQMPILVAPAMNTTMWEQPTVQAHWQQLQQQPRYHCLPPAYGRLACDSVGVGRMAQTQEIIAYLDSLAYTHGKRDLAGKHLLITAGGTREYWDAVRFIGNPATGKMGIALARAALHRGARVTLIHGAIAEPLPAQVRAIEAMSGEAMFKAILEVWPEADWLVMAAAVGDVRPAQQWSGKLPKSELPTALPLSPVPDILQALAQRRQPHQRLIGFAAQTGDIRTPAQEKLKRKGLDVIVANAVDQADCGFGTVENAAVVLDRQGRSRHLAKVPKLILAHQIFDLVQEWLP; this is encoded by the coding sequence TTGACGAGTCCTAGAACAGTTCCCCATTTGCTGGTGGGGGTGGGGGGGGGCATTGCTGCCTATAAAATCTGCGATGTGATCTCCACGCAGGTGAAAGCAGGGTGGCAGGTTTCCGCTATCCTTTCGGAGACTGCTTCGCAGTTCATTACCCCTTTGACCCTTTCAACCCTGTGCCGGCGATCGGTGCTTACGGATGCGGATTTTTGGCATCCCCAAGCGCCACGACCACTGCATATTGAGCTGGCGGAAAGGGCAACCCTGATGTTAATTGCTCCCCTGACAGCGAATACCTTGGCAAAATTGGTGCTGGGCTTGGCGGACAACCTACTGACCAGTACGGTGCTGGCCTCCCAAATGCCAATCTTGGTGGCACCGGCTATGAACACCACAATGTGGGAGCAACCGACAGTACAAGCCCATTGGCAACAACTACAACAACAGCCCCGTTATCATTGCTTACCCCCGGCCTATGGCCGCTTGGCCTGTGACAGTGTCGGTGTGGGGCGAATGGCGCAGACGCAGGAAATCATTGCCTATTTAGATTCTTTGGCCTATACCCACGGCAAGCGAGACTTAGCGGGGAAGCATCTGTTGATTACCGCCGGGGGCACCCGGGAATATTGGGATGCCGTGCGTTTCATCGGTAATCCGGCAACGGGCAAAATGGGGATCGCTCTGGCCAGGGCAGCCCTTCATCGCGGGGCAAGGGTCACGTTGATCCATGGGGCGATCGCCGAGCCGCTCCCAGCGCAGGTACGCGCTATTGAAGCAATGAGCGGCGAAGCAATGTTCAAGGCCATCCTAGAGGTGTGGCCAGAGGCAGATTGGTTGGTGATGGCTGCTGCCGTTGGCGATGTCCGCCCGGCGCAGCAGTGGTCGGGAAAGCTGCCTAAATCGGAGTTGCCTACGGCCTTACCCCTGAGTCCGGTGCCCGATATTTTGCAAGCGCTGGCTCAAAGGCGTCAGCCCCACCAACGTCTGATTGGTTTTGCCGCCCAAACGGGGGATATTCGCACGCCTGCCCAGGAAAAGCTAAAACGCAAGGGTTTGGATGTGATTGTTGCCAATGCCGTAGATCAAGCGGATTGTGGTTTTGGCACCGTGGAAAACGCTGCGGTAGTGCTGGATCGGCAGGGGCGATCGCGCCATCTTGCCAAGGTACCAAAGTTAATTCTGGCCCACCAAATTTTTGACCTTGTCCAAGAATGGCTGCCATGA
- a CDS encoding endonuclease MutS2, giving the protein MVVTTSQISALDKSLGRLEWPRLCQQLATFASTKRGMRQLQGGDLLGGTQAASQVLLAQTAEVIALETVHQVRLDFSQVTDIEPALARLDHQGCLQGTELLAIAHLLSAARQQRRQIEEHAQLSELQQLVAGVRTYPEVTQEIYRCITDQGQVSDRASPELAQIRQQQRQCRAQIQQQLQQILQQRAGAIQEAVVTQRRDRYVLAVKATHKDQIPGIVHDLSASGATLYIEPQETIDLQNRLQQLTHQEAEAERAICQALSEQLARINDDLWYVFDVVTALDMAVARAHYSLWLQGNPPQFVGETRLHLKALRHPLLVWQQHHEQGQPVVPIDIELQPATKVVTITGPNTGGKTATLKTLGLAALMAKAGLYVPAAAPVELPWFTGIWADIGDEQSLTQNLSTFSSHICNIRDILTELEVAGGNTLVLLDEVGAGTDPSEGTALAIALLRYLAEHASLTFATTHYGELKALKYQDRRFENAAVEFDEKSLAPTYRLLWGMPGQSNALAIAERLGLYPSIVEAAKALLSRDSNSVNEMIRGLVAQRQDQEAKTTAAATLLRDTEALYQEIATKAQELRQRQQQLRQQQEEQVRTALHQAQQEIAKIIAQLQRANSPEQVQAAQTALAQIEKTYLPPPPPAGFIPQPGDRVRLPQWQQVGEVLSVSQQGDIVVQVGSVKFTVPPHAVESLKGEPVHPPSKPKPSPAPSPPTARTTAPAIRTESRTLDLRGKRTHEAEPLLEEFLNRQQGTVWIIHGHGSGALRRFVHQFLDQHPSVQSYHLAPPEEGGRGVTIVQL; this is encoded by the coding sequence TTGGTTGTCACAACGTCACAAATTAGTGCCCTTGATAAATCCCTAGGGCGTCTGGAGTGGCCACGTCTATGTCAGCAGTTGGCAACGTTTGCTTCGACAAAGCGGGGTATGCGTCAGCTTCAAGGGGGAGACCTCCTAGGGGGTACCCAAGCGGCCAGTCAAGTGCTGTTGGCGCAAACTGCCGAGGTGATTGCCCTAGAAACGGTACACCAAGTGCGCTTAGATTTCAGCCAAGTCACGGATATTGAACCTGCCCTGGCGCGACTGGATCATCAGGGCTGTTTACAAGGCACGGAATTGCTGGCGATCGCCCACCTGTTGAGTGCTGCGCGGCAGCAGCGGCGTCAAATTGAGGAGCACGCGCAACTCAGTGAGCTCCAACAACTGGTGGCGGGTGTCCGCACCTATCCTGAGGTGACGCAGGAAATCTACCGCTGCATTACCGATCAAGGGCAAGTGAGCGATCGCGCCAGTCCTGAGTTGGCGCAAATTCGCCAGCAGCAACGGCAATGCCGCGCCCAGATCCAGCAGCAGCTTCAGCAGATTCTGCAGCAGCGAGCAGGGGCGATTCAAGAGGCAGTGGTTACCCAACGGCGCGATCGCTATGTGTTGGCGGTCAAAGCTACCCACAAAGATCAGATTCCGGGCATTGTCCACGATCTCTCCGCCAGTGGAGCCACCCTCTACATTGAGCCCCAGGAAACCATTGACCTGCAAAACCGCCTGCAACAACTGACCCATCAAGAAGCGGAGGCAGAACGTGCCATCTGTCAGGCCCTCTCCGAACAGTTAGCTCGCATCAATGATGATCTTTGGTATGTCTTTGATGTCGTTACAGCGCTGGATATGGCCGTTGCTCGTGCCCACTACAGTCTCTGGTTGCAGGGGAATCCACCACAGTTTGTGGGTGAGACGCGCTTGCACCTAAAGGCATTGCGGCACCCCCTTTTGGTTTGGCAACAGCACCATGAACAGGGGCAGCCAGTGGTTCCCATTGATATTGAATTACAGCCAGCCACAAAGGTGGTGACCATTACAGGCCCGAATACAGGCGGAAAAACGGCAACCCTAAAAACATTGGGATTGGCTGCCCTCATGGCCAAGGCGGGGTTGTATGTGCCGGCGGCAGCCCCCGTAGAGTTGCCTTGGTTTACAGGCATTTGGGCAGACATTGGTGATGAGCAGTCCCTTACCCAAAACCTGTCCACCTTTTCTAGCCATATCTGCAATATCCGCGATATTCTCACGGAGCTGGAGGTCGCAGGCGGCAATACACTGGTGCTTCTGGATGAAGTGGGGGCAGGCACGGATCCCAGTGAAGGCACCGCCCTGGCGATCGCCCTGTTACGCTATCTGGCAGAGCACGCCAGTCTCACCTTTGCCACCACCCACTATGGTGAGCTCAAGGCCCTCAAGTACCAAGACAGGCGCTTTGAAAATGCCGCCGTTGAGTTTGACGAGAAAAGCCTTGCGCCCACCTATCGCTTGTTGTGGGGCATGCCGGGACAATCCAATGCCCTGGCGATCGCCGAGCGGTTGGGGCTATATCCCAGCATTGTTGAGGCGGCCAAGGCCCTTCTCAGCAGAGATAGCAACAGTGTCAATGAGATGATCAGGGGGCTAGTGGCTCAGCGCCAGGATCAAGAGGCCAAAACCACAGCGGCAGCGACCCTGCTGCGCGATACCGAAGCCCTCTACCAGGAAATCGCCACAAAGGCGCAGGAACTACGACAGCGCCAGCAGCAGTTGCGTCAGCAACAGGAGGAACAGGTACGCACTGCCCTCCATCAAGCTCAGCAGGAAATTGCCAAAATCATTGCCCAACTGCAACGCGCCAACAGTCCGGAACAGGTACAAGCCGCTCAAACTGCCTTGGCGCAGATTGAAAAAACCTACCTACCACCCCCCCCGCCCGCTGGCTTTATTCCTCAACCGGGCGATCGCGTGCGTCTACCCCAATGGCAACAGGTGGGTGAAGTCCTCAGTGTCAGCCAGCAGGGGGATATTGTCGTCCAAGTGGGTTCCGTGAAATTTACTGTGCCACCCCACGCGGTCGAGTCCCTTAAGGGGGAACCCGTACACCCGCCGTCTAAGCCCAAGCCTAGCCCAGCTCCCTCGCCGCCAACTGCCCGCACCACAGCACCGGCCATCCGCACCGAGAGCCGTACCCTGGATCTGCGGGGCAAGCGTACCCATGAGGCGGAACCTCTCCTCGAGGAATTCCTCAACCGCCAGCAGGGAACTGTTTGGATCATCCACGGCCACGGCAGTGGTGCTCTACGCCGGTTTGTGCATCAATTTTTAGATCAGCACCCCAGCGTTCAAAGCTATCACCTTGCGCCCCCTGAGGAGGGGGGCCGGGGGGTAACAATTGTGCAGTTATAG
- a CDS encoding FHA domain-containing protein, which yields MDASANRPETYVPHLNSPTRFGEQQLGFMRPSELILAAPTPRLLLHSVYMQRSIVLDQLPVWQIGRSKDCDIVLPDRWCSRHHLRIERQPDHRYSLTDLNSMNGTFVGNHRLSAPHILRHGDRISAGESELEYIDLRDVASPPPYTNDSHGSKGQVTVLMTHSSRTQGEMWRELLNSQGISTIWATSHFELEKIIAHLESLNCNINLLLLDLGMPKTNPYDFCRQYRQRYPQMNVILLSGMRTRVHESECKWAVNQGAMALFGGLPRENMFGELTSITERLQTIAKALGWTYFNPEALTNTLLKLQNAVDTEISGIVP from the coding sequence ATGGATGCTTCCGCCAATCGCCCCGAGACCTACGTTCCCCACTTAAACTCGCCAACTCGCTTTGGCGAACAGCAGCTGGGGTTTATGCGTCCCAGTGAGCTGATTTTAGCGGCCCCCACACCCCGCTTATTGTTGCACTCAGTTTATATGCAACGTTCAATTGTGTTGGATCAGTTACCTGTTTGGCAAATTGGTCGCAGCAAAGATTGTGATATCGTTTTGCCCGATCGCTGGTGTTCACGGCATCACCTGCGCATAGAACGCCAACCGGATCACCGTTATTCCTTGACAGATCTGAACAGTATGAACGGCACATTTGTGGGGAATCACCGCCTCAGTGCTCCCCACATCCTCCGGCATGGCGATCGCATTTCCGCTGGTGAGTCAGAGCTAGAATACATTGACCTGCGGGATGTGGCAAGTCCTCCCCCCTACACCAATGACTCCCATGGGAGCAAAGGTCAAGTGACGGTGTTGATGACCCATTCTTCCCGTACCCAAGGGGAAATGTGGCGGGAATTATTGAACTCCCAAGGTATTTCAACGATTTGGGCAACTTCCCACTTTGAGTTAGAAAAAATCATTGCCCATCTGGAGTCCCTCAACTGCAACATCAACCTCTTGCTCTTGGATTTGGGAATGCCCAAAACTAATCCCTACGATTTTTGCCGGCAGTATCGCCAGCGCTATCCACAAATGAATGTCATTCTCCTCAGTGGCATGCGTACCCGTGTCCATGAATCGGAGTGCAAGTGGGCGGTCAATCAAGGCGCCATGGCACTCTTTGGGGGGTTGCCCCGCGAAAATATGTTTGGGGAGCTCACGAGCATTACAGAGCGATTGCAAACCATCGCCAAAGCCCTGGGGTGGACCTATTTCAATCCCGAAGCCCTCACCAATACCCTCTTGAAATTGCAAAATGCTGTGGATACAGAGATATCGGGGATTGTCCCCTAG
- a CDS encoding DUF2555 domain-containing protein: MPATHHYSPEYIDHLTPEAVAALARRLEEDDYDTPFAALEDWHLLRAIAFHRPELVEPYLYLLDLEAFDES, from the coding sequence ATGCCAGCAACGCACCACTATTCTCCAGAGTATATTGACCACCTCACCCCCGAAGCTGTGGCTGCCTTGGCACGGCGGCTTGAGGAGGATGACTACGACACCCCCTTTGCCGCCCTCGAAGACTGGCACCTCCTGCGTGCTATTGCGTTTCACCGACCAGAGCTGGTGGAGCCCTATCTGTATCTTTTGGATTTAGAGGCCTTTGACGAGTCCTAG
- the mutL gene encoding DNA mismatch repair endonuclease MutL, which translates to MNDGLTVVPLPLEMQRAIAAAETLDSLATVVQELVENALDAGASRIHLHWRPSAWHLEVTDNGEGIRWADLPQVALPYTSSKLPASGKLADITTLGFRGQTLHSLAQMAQLTICSRHREAESGWRVSYDAHGQVRSQRPLGMAVGTHVIAEHIFQDWPQRQQGANPKQVQQRLQQIALCFPQVAWYLLKDGKQWCHWPAVASLGDRLLQLMPQLHPQDLRQMSDAQIELVLAPPDRHHRPRPDGLGVAVNGRWVELHSDPSWQQVILEAFGRGLPRQRFPLCIAHLHLPPGAIDWSAEPQKRRIYLREPEQWQALLVERIGQLLACPAPPLNNASGYQVLKAAEPAARYRTLFSPKGPATSLPALKVVGQLHNRYIIAEHAEDIWLIEQHIAHERVLYEQIEADWQVVELEQPVLLESLTETQVQRLQGWGLAIAPFGAQVWAVRSVPALLRDRQDVAAALIELSQVADLTAAKVAVACRSAIRNGTPLTLAEMQTLVDQWYRCHQPHTCPHGRPICLQLKESSLARFFRRHWVVGKSHGI; encoded by the coding sequence ATGAATGATGGCCTGACGGTTGTCCCGTTGCCGCTTGAAATGCAGCGGGCGATCGCGGCTGCTGAAACCCTCGACTCCCTGGCCACGGTTGTTCAAGAACTGGTGGAAAATGCCCTGGATGCTGGCGCAAGTCGCATCCACCTGCACTGGCGCCCTTCAGCATGGCACCTTGAGGTTACAGACAATGGCGAAGGAATTCGCTGGGCAGATCTCCCTCAAGTAGCCCTCCCCTACACCAGCAGCAAGTTACCCGCCAGTGGGAAATTAGCCGACATCACCACCTTGGGATTTCGCGGCCAAACCCTCCACAGTTTGGCACAAATGGCCCAGTTAACGATTTGCAGTCGCCATCGCGAGGCCGAGAGCGGTTGGCGAGTGAGTTATGATGCCCACGGCCAAGTGCGCAGCCAGCGTCCTCTAGGAATGGCCGTGGGGACCCATGTGATTGCTGAGCACATTTTTCAGGACTGGCCCCAACGTCAGCAGGGAGCAAATCCAAAACAGGTACAGCAGCGGCTTCAGCAAATCGCCCTCTGTTTCCCGCAGGTGGCTTGGTATCTCCTTAAGGATGGCAAACAGTGGTGTCACTGGCCGGCGGTGGCGTCTTTGGGCGATCGCCTGCTGCAACTGATGCCGCAACTGCATCCTCAAGATCTACGCCAAATGAGTGATGCCCAGATCGAACTGGTCTTGGCACCGCCGGATCGCCACCATCGTCCCCGCCCCGATGGGTTAGGGGTTGCCGTGAATGGCCGTTGGGTGGAACTGCACAGTGATCCCTCGTGGCAGCAGGTGATTCTTGAGGCTTTTGGACGCGGCCTCCCGCGGCAGCGCTTTCCCCTGTGTATTGCCCATCTCCATTTACCGCCGGGGGCGATCGACTGGTCAGCAGAGCCCCAAAAGCGCAGGATCTATCTACGGGAGCCAGAGCAATGGCAAGCCCTCTTGGTAGAACGCATTGGCCAGCTCCTTGCCTGCCCGGCACCGCCCTTGAATAATGCCAGCGGCTATCAGGTGCTCAAGGCGGCTGAACCTGCGGCTCGCTATCGAACCCTGTTCTCTCCAAAGGGACCTGCCACTTCCCTACCTGCACTGAAAGTGGTTGGCCAGTTGCACAACAGGTACATTATTGCCGAGCACGCCGAGGACATTTGGCTGATTGAGCAGCACATCGCCCACGAGCGGGTACTCTATGAGCAAATTGAGGCGGATTGGCAGGTGGTGGAGTTAGAGCAGCCGGTGTTGCTGGAATCTCTCACGGAAACACAAGTGCAACGCTTGCAGGGGTGGGGGCTGGCGATCGCCCCCTTTGGCGCACAGGTTTGGGCAGTGCGCAGTGTGCCCGCTCTTTTGCGCGATCGCCAAGACGTGGCGGCGGCCCTCATTGAACTCAGCCAAGTGGCAGATCTTACCGCCGCTAAGGTGGCCGTTGCCTGTCGCAGTGCCATTCGGAACGGAACGCCCCTCACCCTTGCGGAAATGCAAACCTTGGTGGATCAGTGGTATCGCTGCCATCAACCCCACACCTGCCCCCATGGTCGCCCTATCTGTCTGCAACTGAAAGAATCTAGCCTTGCCCGTTTTTTCCGTCGCCACTGGGTGGTAGGCAAAAGTCATGGCATCTGA
- a CDS encoding Dps family protein → MSTTTTLKEQVLTTLKREQANAVVMYLNYKKYHWLTYGPLFRDLHLLFEEQGSEVFAMIDELAERSLMLDGQPVADPADYLKVATVNPSSGQLTVKQMIEEAIANHELIITEMHQDAEIATEAGDIGTADLYTRLVQTHQKHRWFLKEFLAKGDGLVS, encoded by the coding sequence ATGAGTACAACCACAACGCTGAAAGAGCAAGTGCTGACCACGCTAAAACGGGAACAGGCCAATGCAGTGGTCATGTATTTGAACTACAAAAAGTACCATTGGTTGACCTATGGCCCTCTGTTCCGGGATTTACACCTGCTTTTTGAAGAACAGGGGTCAGAGGTTTTTGCCATGATTGATGAACTGGCTGAGCGGAGCCTCATGCTGGATGGCCAACCCGTGGCAGACCCAGCAGATTACCTAAAAGTAGCAACAGTCAACCCCTCCAGTGGCCAACTTACGGTCAAGCAAATGATTGAGGAGGCGATCGCCAACCATGAACTGATCATTACTGAGATGCACCAAGATGCCGAAATCGCCACTGAGGCCGGTGATATTGGTACTGCCGATCTCTACACCCGCTTGGTGCAAACTCACCAAAAACATCGCTGGTTCCTCAAGGAGTTCTTGGCCAAGGGCGATGGTTTGGTCAGTTAG